One window of the Runella slithyformis DSM 19594 genome contains the following:
- a CDS encoding carboxypeptidase-like regulatory domain-containing protein produces the protein MSMKLLRAGIVSFFLLLTGLTALAQTITGSVVDAQTNEPLPFVNVFISNTTKGTQTDVKGAFVLKVQTAGYAKVVASMVGYKTVEQEFVLRPDETRRLAIRLSVDTKFLNEVKISGKRDRQWKRLYKDFEREFLGRSKNARNSAVKNPYDVDVIRKRGTLTANAAKSIEIDNKALGYHLSYQLEGFESSGEAYQFSGQLLFKPMPPANETEARTWERNRNETYRGSLRHFLAAVVQKKSRQEGFRVYLEEAPAEKLRRSRYFKNNSLIEINVDTLAKFNAALQRVTIRGQRYEIHYLHRSDPQNWYFDLNEEVSWLEIKSDFLAFSYNGIVENSRQLETIGSMSKRRVADLLPEDFLPTDTAPSDRVEDSGVIPHYQKQEKIILTTDRDAYIPGDTVHFQLQVMDATSYAPSAQSLVYLTIRTPQQWIEQQKIWVARGSYRGRWVIPDSLKGTYQLIAHNQWARNFDERFWARKNIRIITDSGPVSAASDTVQLRFFPESGTLLAGVPNRVGISSFTVEGHPVSVQGWLITAKGDTLCGFKSNDRGYGDFFMTPPADETVKAVFGHNRVQEFLKASPKGFIMQTDALRDSVVSVRLINTLRPAEWKPLRFIVHLRGQLLFEALITPKSPITFIKIPREDLEGTGVMQLLLLDALNQPIASRAFYQPAEEEQTVFSPHLFEAELYGCRLDSGIWSGTPLSLKSLDLLLLTHPIRSYHSATPDAFKYESGISLKGQITQPSGKPISGVSVLGLVNADSTRLSFDIKTNEAGRYVTPPLQFFGNADVVIQVQSDKAARTVINPDTLPEYVPQWLWFPTASTTEKQMQQLINQWRNTNTSDIQSASNGPRRDFRRNYASASETILINDRLMDGQSFLQILVKKGKNIKVDNDGAYFADMGNSKANGKRTALFIDGLSTNWESVQTLKWINIEAIDLLKEPSAVKALGSEPTNGAINVLLKPESTFLSSQNIKRIIVRGFER, from the coding sequence ATGTCTATGAAGCTCCTGAGGGCAGGTATAGTTAGCTTTTTTCTATTACTCACCGGCCTTACCGCCCTTGCCCAAACCATCACGGGGAGTGTGGTGGATGCACAAACCAATGAACCCCTCCCGTTTGTCAACGTATTTATCAGTAATACGACCAAAGGCACTCAAACCGACGTCAAAGGCGCTTTTGTGTTAAAAGTTCAAACAGCGGGCTACGCCAAAGTGGTGGCGTCGATGGTAGGGTATAAAACCGTAGAACAGGAGTTTGTGCTTCGGCCCGACGAAACACGTCGGCTGGCCATTCGCCTCAGTGTGGATACCAAATTTTTGAATGAAGTAAAGATCTCAGGCAAACGCGACAGGCAATGGAAGCGATTGTACAAAGATTTTGAGCGAGAATTTTTGGGACGTTCTAAAAACGCCCGCAACAGTGCGGTCAAAAATCCCTACGACGTAGATGTGATTAGAAAGCGAGGGACCCTCACGGCCAACGCCGCCAAAAGCATTGAAATTGACAACAAAGCCTTGGGATACCATTTGTCCTACCAATTGGAAGGCTTTGAATCTTCAGGAGAAGCGTATCAATTCAGCGGGCAACTGCTTTTTAAGCCTATGCCGCCGGCCAACGAGACGGAAGCCCGAACGTGGGAGCGCAATCGCAATGAGACCTACCGAGGCTCGTTGCGGCATTTTCTGGCGGCTGTTGTTCAGAAAAAAAGCCGACAGGAAGGATTCAGGGTCTATTTGGAGGAAGCGCCTGCCGAAAAGCTGAGGCGAAGTCGATACTTCAAGAACAATTCTCTCATTGAAATCAACGTCGATACCCTGGCCAAGTTCAACGCGGCACTGCAACGCGTCACTATTCGCGGACAACGTTATGAAATTCATTACCTCCATCGCTCTGACCCGCAGAATTGGTATTTTGACCTGAACGAAGAAGTATCGTGGCTGGAAATTAAGAGTGATTTTCTGGCTTTTTCGTACAACGGAATCGTGGAAAATTCAAGGCAACTCGAAACCATCGGCAGCATGAGCAAGCGCCGTGTAGCCGATCTGTTACCGGAAGATTTCCTGCCTACCGATACCGCTCCTTCAGACCGCGTCGAAGATTCCGGCGTGATTCCTCATTACCAAAAACAGGAAAAGATCATTCTTACCACCGACCGTGATGCGTATATTCCCGGCGATACCGTTCATTTTCAGTTACAGGTGATGGATGCCACCTCGTATGCTCCAAGCGCTCAAAGTCTTGTCTATCTGACGATCCGCACACCGCAACAATGGATAGAGCAACAAAAGATATGGGTAGCCCGTGGCAGTTACCGGGGAAGATGGGTCATTCCGGACTCCCTGAAAGGTACCTATCAACTGATTGCTCACAATCAGTGGGCGCGTAATTTTGACGAACGTTTTTGGGCAAGAAAGAACATCCGGATCATTACCGATTCAGGGCCCGTTTCTGCGGCATCGGATACGGTTCAGCTCCGTTTTTTTCCGGAAAGCGGCACACTTCTGGCGGGCGTTCCCAACCGCGTCGGAATATCGAGCTTTACGGTTGAAGGACATCCTGTATCTGTACAGGGATGGCTGATCACCGCCAAGGGAGATACACTTTGTGGATTTAAAAGTAATGACCGGGGCTACGGCGATTTTTTCATGACTCCGCCGGCCGACGAGACCGTCAAAGCCGTCTTCGGACATAACCGTGTGCAGGAGTTTCTGAAGGCTTCGCCCAAAGGCTTTATTATGCAAACCGATGCCCTGCGAGACTCCGTCGTCAGCGTCCGGCTCATCAATACTTTGAGGCCCGCCGAATGGAAACCGTTGCGGTTTATCGTTCATCTGCGCGGTCAATTGCTTTTTGAAGCCCTGATTACGCCCAAAAGCCCTATAACCTTCATCAAAATTCCGCGCGAAGACCTGGAAGGAACGGGGGTTATGCAGCTTTTGCTCTTGGATGCACTCAATCAGCCCATCGCTTCCCGGGCATTTTACCAACCGGCCGAAGAAGAACAAACTGTTTTTTCGCCTCACCTGTTTGAGGCGGAGCTCTACGGCTGCCGATTGGATTCAGGTATTTGGTCCGGCACACCTCTCTCGCTCAAAAGTCTTGATTTATTGCTGCTCACCCATCCGATTCGTTCCTATCATTCAGCAACCCCGGATGCTTTTAAGTACGAATCAGGGATATCGCTGAAAGGGCAAATTACTCAACCCTCCGGAAAACCGATTTCCGGGGTTTCGGTCCTTGGACTTGTCAATGCTGATTCTACCCGATTGAGCTTTGACATAAAAACTAATGAAGCGGGGCGCTATGTCACTCCCCCGCTTCAGTTTTTTGGTAACGCTGATGTGGTGATTCAGGTCCAAAGCGACAAAGCGGCCCGAACCGTGATCAACCCCGATACCTTACCTGAATACGTCCCCCAATGGCTATGGTTTCCAACGGCTTCCACTACTGAAAAGCAAATGCAACAGTTAATAAATCAGTGGAGGAATACAAACACGTCTGATATTCAGTCTGCATCCAATGGGCCAAGGCGGGATTTTCGCAGAAATTATGCTTCGGCAAGCGAAACCATATTGATCAATGATCGTCTCATGGACGGGCAGTCATTTCTTCAAATTCTGGTTAAAAAAGGTAAAAATATCAAGGTAGACAATGACGGCGCTTATTTTGCTGACATGGGAAATTCGAAAGCAAACGGCAAACGCACGGCACTTTTCATTGATGGATTATCGACCAATTGGGAATCGGTACAAACACTGAAGTGGATCAATATAGAAGCCATCGACCTGCTGAAAGAGCCTTCGGCAGTGAAAGCCTTGGGCAGCGAACCCACCAACGGGGCTATTAATGTGCTGCTGAAGCCCGAAAGCACTTTTTTATCAAGTCAGAACATTAAACGGATCATCGTGAGAGGATTTGAGAGATGA
- a CDS encoding aspartate-semialdehyde dehydrogenase, translating into MKIAVVGATGLVGSEILKVLEERNFPVTELIPVASERSVGKQVTFKGKQYTIVSFEDAIAAKPAIAIFSAGGGTSLALAPKFAEAGITVIDNSSAWRMDPTKKLVVPEINAYTLTKEDKIIANPNCSTIQMVVVLNPLHKRFGIKRVVVSTYQSVTGTGKAAVDQLFAERTGDTTVAKVYPHPIDLNVLPHIDVFLDNGYTKEEMKMTNETKKIMMDDSIAVTATTVRIPTIGGHSEAVNIEFENEFELSEIYEILGQAEGVVIQDDPKNKIYPMPLTAHGKDETFVGRIRRDESQPKTLNLWIVADNLRKGAATNAVQIAEYLATHNLVEVVELV; encoded by the coding sequence ATGAAAATCGCAGTAGTAGGCGCTACCGGTTTGGTAGGCAGCGAAATCCTCAAAGTACTCGAAGAGCGCAACTTCCCCGTCACAGAATTGATCCCCGTCGCATCCGAAAGATCGGTTGGTAAACAGGTGACGTTCAAGGGTAAACAATATACCATCGTAAGCTTTGAAGATGCCATTGCTGCAAAACCTGCGATCGCGATCTTCTCGGCAGGCGGCGGCACTTCTTTGGCCCTGGCCCCCAAATTTGCCGAAGCGGGCATTACGGTTATCGACAATTCATCGGCATGGCGCATGGACCCGACCAAAAAATTGGTCGTGCCTGAGATCAACGCGTACACGCTCACCAAAGAAGATAAGATCATTGCCAACCCCAACTGCTCCACCATTCAGATGGTAGTGGTTTTGAATCCGTTGCACAAACGTTTTGGAATCAAACGCGTGGTGGTTTCGACTTATCAGTCGGTGACCGGAACGGGTAAAGCCGCCGTAGACCAACTGTTTGCAGAGCGCACCGGCGACACCACCGTCGCAAAAGTCTATCCGCACCCCATCGACCTTAACGTGTTGCCGCACATTGATGTGTTTTTGGACAACGGGTATACCAAAGAAGAAATGAAGATGACCAACGAAACCAAGAAGATAATGATGGACGACAGCATCGCGGTCACGGCTACGACGGTGCGCATCCCTACCATCGGCGGTCACTCGGAAGCGGTTAACATCGAATTTGAAAATGAGTTTGAACTGAGCGAAATCTACGAAATCTTAGGCCAAGCCGAAGGAGTAGTGATTCAGGACGATCCTAAAAATAAAATCTATCCGATGCCTCTCACGGCCCACGGCAAAGACGAAACGTTTGTCGGGCGGATCCGTCGTGACGAATCACAGCCTAAAACGCTGAACCTTTGGATCGTAGCCGATAACCTCCGCAAAGGAGCCGCGACCAACGCCGTGCAGATCGCTGAGTATTTGGCCACTCACAACTTGGTGGAAGTAGTCGAATTGGTATAA
- a CDS encoding GRAS family protein produces the protein MTLVCTNTLTELSNLAYQMPYQMTEANKESLNAIHEESVEDLDDPTSLFAYTLTKAMRKHFGQDAAQEHIYLQRFEIPQIRLFELLIQQFPLANLSQHCTNTLLIDALSQHTHPVLMDIGIGTGFQVMNIIEGLTKRTDCQIQQLTIVGIEPFADAVDTARQNINRVAQNADFGVSLVTRVAFIEALSLDELRQMLPNQYDGLYVNASFALHHIQQHSQRKMVFENLKALQINVLALSEPNSDHYEPIYARRFQNCVNHYGALFRIIDTLAISDTEKAALKLFFSREIDDVLGHSEEVRVEKHYAIEQWRELLTETGFVLQKRLATFEYTQLNGTHLQTDLSDRYATVFENEEITGLFWAVL, from the coding sequence ATGACACTTGTCTGCACAAACACCTTGACTGAACTCAGTAATCTGGCATACCAAATGCCTTATCAAATGACGGAAGCAAACAAAGAAAGCCTCAATGCTATCCATGAAGAATCGGTAGAAGATTTAGACGACCCAACGTCGCTGTTTGCATACACGCTCACCAAAGCCATGCGTAAACATTTTGGGCAGGATGCTGCTCAGGAGCATATTTACCTACAACGGTTTGAAATACCGCAAATTCGTTTGTTTGAGTTACTCATTCAGCAGTTCCCATTAGCCAATTTGAGCCAACACTGTACCAATACACTCCTCATTGATGCGCTCAGCCAACATACCCACCCGGTGCTGATGGACATTGGAATCGGTACAGGTTTTCAGGTAATGAACATCATCGAAGGACTAACCAAACGCACCGACTGCCAAATTCAACAACTCACCATTGTTGGCATAGAGCCTTTTGCCGATGCCGTAGACACTGCCCGCCAAAATATAAACCGCGTAGCTCAAAATGCCGATTTTGGGGTCAGTCTCGTAACCCGCGTGGCTTTCATCGAAGCACTATCTTTGGATGAATTGCGCCAAATGCTCCCCAACCAATACGATGGACTGTACGTAAATGCTTCGTTTGCATTGCATCATATTCAGCAGCACAGTCAGCGGAAGATGGTTTTCGAGAACCTAAAGGCCTTGCAAATCAATGTGTTGGCATTAAGCGAGCCCAACTCAGACCACTACGAACCCATCTACGCCCGACGTTTCCAAAACTGTGTCAATCACTACGGAGCCCTTTTTCGCATCATTGATACCCTCGCCATCTCCGATACCGAAAAAGCCGCGCTCAAACTCTTTTTCAGCCGTGAAATAGACGATGTATTGGGACATTCGGAAGAAGTGCGGGTAGAAAAGCACTATGCTATCGAGCAATGGAGGGAGCTTCTCACAGAAACAGGTTTTGTTTTACAGAAACGTTTGGCTACGTTTGAATATACCCAACTTAACGGTACGCATTTACAAACTGATCTCTCCGATCGGTACGCAACCGTTTTTGAAAACGAAGAAATCACCGGTCTCTTTTGGGCGGTCCTATAG
- a CDS encoding pyridoxal phosphate-dependent aminotransferase: protein MQFISTPASLCRAASDFASIQQTLLQERQSDLPTRLHCNETAFDLPHALKQELALKMADLAWNRYPDFYNTELTALMAQHVGVLPENILLGNGSSQLIQQIFSCCAKFLSAAIIEHPTFTFYHQVCHNERLPYQTWQIADDGSYDLDTFPATEEPALVVLTSPNNPLGTALPQQLIETLLLRYPHCIFVIDEAYAEFADGTAVSLVQKYTNLLVIKTLSKGYGLPSVRFGYLAGSAELVQLLKKFTVPFTVNSFTELIVNELITNPAVSKAVRINRERVKNLRDFVYHQLHDMSSDDSFSVQASAANFLLLRFEDDLMLQQLKSMFDSNQIVVSYPLPNCLRLTIGTEVEMSRVLRIIRKGVSVAAVV from the coding sequence ATGCAATTCATATCAACTCCGGCATCGCTCTGCCGGGCAGCCTCCGACTTTGCCTCTATCCAACAAACTCTTCTTCAGGAAAGACAGTCTGACCTACCCACACGCTTACACTGCAACGAGACAGCCTTTGATTTACCACACGCTTTAAAACAGGAGTTGGCGCTCAAAATGGCCGATTTAGCGTGGAATCGTTACCCTGATTTTTACAATACCGAACTTACTGCCCTCATGGCACAACACGTAGGTGTGCTACCCGAGAATATTCTTTTAGGCAATGGCTCCTCGCAACTGATTCAGCAAATCTTCAGTTGCTGCGCCAAATTTTTGTCTGCGGCCATTATTGAACACCCGACATTCACCTTTTACCATCAGGTATGTCATAATGAACGATTGCCTTACCAAACCTGGCAAATTGCGGACGACGGCAGTTACGATTTAGATACATTTCCCGCCACCGAAGAACCTGCTTTGGTGGTATTGACCTCGCCCAACAATCCTCTGGGGACTGCTTTGCCCCAACAACTCATAGAAACTTTATTGCTACGGTACCCGCATTGTATTTTTGTGATAGATGAAGCCTATGCCGAATTCGCGGATGGTACCGCGGTTTCACTTGTTCAGAAATACACCAATTTACTGGTCATAAAAACACTGTCTAAAGGATACGGCCTGCCAAGCGTGCGGTTTGGTTATTTGGCGGGAAGTGCCGAATTAGTACAATTACTCAAAAAATTCACCGTTCCCTTTACCGTCAACAGTTTCACAGAATTGATCGTAAATGAACTCATTACCAATCCTGCCGTGAGCAAAGCCGTTCGTATCAATCGTGAGAGAGTCAAAAACTTACGCGATTTTGTTTATCACCAACTCCACGACATGAGCAGCGACGATTCGTTTAGCGTACAGGCCTCTGCCGCCAATTTTTTACTGCTTCGTTTTGAAGACGACTTGATGCTCCAACAACTCAAGTCGATGTTTGACAGCAATCAGATAGTGGTGAGTTATCCACTCCCTAACTGCCTCCGGCTGACGATCGGCACCGAAGTCGAAATGAGCCGCGTATTACGCATTATCAGAAAGGGTGTTTCGGTAGCGGCTGTTGTTTAA
- a CDS encoding M1 family aminopeptidase translates to MVKHLSILFIFLSVIYHSFAKAPAPADTLRKAPLWASKKGPYRPTRALKNDILHTQLDLRFDWLRQHALGSATITFKPYFYPQNTLELDAKGFDIKGIFHLDTLTRVDSVTKQLVTEYINDPLEYTYDKRQLTIKLRRTYSRFDTLHVLIDYVAKPNELPVGIAGPKGDKGLYFINADGMDEGKPQQIWTQGETEYNSCWMPTVDSPNEKMTQDFRLTVEKRFVTLSNGKLVESRINADSTTRTDRWVQRLPHAPYLAAFVVGDFAVARETIRNGLELSYYVEPQYAPYAKSIFGRTREMIQFFEEKFGVEYQWEKYAQIAVRDFVAGAMENTSMTVHAENVQNDARALLDGNSDDVIAHELMHHWFGNLVTCESWVHLPLNEAYANYSEYLWNEYKKGPEEADLWAHGELQQYLGEAEQKQEPLIRYNYTDMEDMFDNHSYAKGGRVLHMLRKYVGDEAFFTASRNYLIRHGYGTAEINDLREAFEEVTGEDLNWFFNQWFLSPGHANLKVEKTWTDGKVSLKVSQLQDSTYTPIYRLPLKVDVWVNGRKNTYDIVINRARQTFEFPAAQRPDLVDFDVEKQLLGEVDYEKTKPELIFQYSHCDKYLARYEAITRLEGNMIDSTVRHVMMSAMNDKFWKIRQLAISNFSEYDGLQFNEVERILQSKARVDAHPRVRMEAVITLGSFGDNSNDPLFREALNDSSYQVVSAALDAYLIGKPDDAAEVALRFENAPNSEIVTAVANYYAGLAKPDRYEWFIQKMNKLKSAEIYNFLQVFGKYLIRSNADVQRKALPMLETTARNHPAYFVRFGAYQVLGLLTDIEGVKAMRKDIRNAERDPQLKNMYGQVGDF, encoded by the coding sequence ATGGTAAAACATCTTTCTATACTTTTCATTTTCCTTTCTGTCATCTACCACTCGTTTGCCAAAGCGCCGGCTCCTGCCGACACCCTTCGGAAAGCCCCCCTTTGGGCATCCAAAAAAGGACCCTACCGTCCTACCCGTGCGCTTAAAAACGACATTCTGCATACCCAATTGGACCTGCGTTTTGACTGGCTCCGACAGCACGCGCTCGGTTCGGCGACCATCACCTTCAAACCGTATTTTTACCCGCAAAACACCCTCGAACTTGACGCCAAAGGCTTTGATATCAAGGGAATATTCCACCTTGATACCCTTACACGGGTAGATTCCGTGACCAAACAACTCGTCACAGAGTATATCAATGATCCGCTCGAATATACCTATGACAAACGCCAGCTGACCATCAAACTTCGCCGCACCTACAGCCGTTTTGACACGCTGCACGTGTTGATCGATTACGTGGCCAAACCCAATGAGCTGCCCGTCGGAATTGCCGGGCCGAAAGGCGACAAAGGGCTTTATTTCATCAACGCCGACGGAATGGATGAAGGCAAACCGCAACAGATCTGGACGCAGGGCGAAACCGAATACAATTCGTGCTGGATGCCGACGGTCGACAGTCCCAACGAGAAAATGACGCAGGATTTTCGATTGACCGTCGAAAAACGCTTTGTGACACTTTCCAACGGGAAGTTGGTCGAATCGCGCATCAATGCCGACAGCACTACCCGTACTGACCGCTGGGTGCAGCGGCTGCCGCATGCGCCTTATTTGGCGGCGTTTGTGGTGGGAGATTTTGCCGTGGCGCGCGAGACTATCCGCAATGGGCTCGAACTGAGTTATTACGTAGAACCGCAATATGCTCCCTACGCCAAATCGATCTTTGGACGGACGCGCGAAATGATCCAATTCTTTGAAGAGAAATTCGGTGTGGAATACCAGTGGGAAAAATACGCCCAGATCGCCGTGCGGGACTTTGTGGCCGGTGCCATGGAAAATACGTCTATGACCGTGCATGCCGAAAATGTACAGAACGATGCGAGGGCCTTGCTCGACGGCAACTCCGACGATGTCATTGCCCACGAACTGATGCACCATTGGTTCGGCAACCTCGTCACCTGCGAATCGTGGGTACATCTGCCGCTCAACGAGGCCTACGCCAACTATTCCGAATACCTCTGGAATGAATACAAAAAGGGACCCGAAGAAGCCGACCTGTGGGCCCACGGCGAGTTGCAGCAATACCTCGGCGAAGCCGAACAGAAACAGGAGCCGCTGATCCGGTACAACTACACCGACATGGAAGACATGTTTGACAACCACTCCTACGCCAAAGGCGGACGGGTATTGCACATGCTCCGTAAGTACGTAGGCGACGAGGCCTTTTTTACGGCTTCCAGGAATTACCTTATCCGTCACGGGTACGGAACTGCCGAAATCAATGACCTCCGCGAAGCCTTTGAAGAAGTAACGGGCGAAGATCTGAACTGGTTTTTCAACCAATGGTTCCTGTCGCCGGGCCACGCCAACCTGAAGGTAGAGAAAACCTGGACCGACGGCAAAGTGAGCCTTAAAGTAAGTCAATTGCAGGATTCGACGTATACCCCCATTTACCGACTGCCGCTTAAAGTGGATGTATGGGTAAACGGGCGGAAAAACACCTATGATATTGTGATCAATCGCGCGCGTCAAACCTTTGAATTTCCCGCCGCGCAGCGCCCCGACCTGGTGGACTTTGACGTTGAGAAACAGTTATTGGGCGAGGTAGATTACGAAAAGACCAAGCCTGAGCTGATCTTTCAGTACAGCCACTGCGACAAGTATTTGGCACGTTATGAAGCCATTACGCGCCTGGAAGGCAATATGATCGACTCCACCGTGCGCCACGTGATGATGAGCGCCATGAATGATAAATTCTGGAAGATTCGGCAATTGGCTATCTCCAACTTCTCCGAATACGACGGGCTGCAATTCAACGAAGTGGAACGCATCCTTCAAAGCAAAGCCCGCGTGGATGCTCACCCGCGCGTACGCATGGAGGCCGTGATCACGTTGGGTTCGTTTGGCGACAATTCCAACGACCCGCTCTTCCGCGAAGCGCTCAACGACAGTTCGTACCAAGTGGTGTCGGCGGCCCTGGATGCCTACCTGATCGGCAAGCCCGACGATGCCGCCGAGGTGGCCTTACGGTTTGAAAACGCCCCCAACAGCGAGATCGTGACCGCCGTGGCCAACTACTACGCCGGCTTGGCCAAGCCCGACCGTTACGAGTGGTTCATACAGAAAATGAACAAGCTGAAATCGGCCGAAATCTATAATTTCTTGCAGGTGTTCGGCAAATACCTCATTCGCTCCAATGCCGATGTGCAGCGCAAAGCCCTGCCCATGCTCGAAACCACCGCCCGCAATCACCCCGCCTATTTTGTGCGGTTCGGGGCCTATCAGGTATTGGGATTATTGACCGATATCGAAGGGGTAAAAGCCATGCGCAAAGACATCCGCAACGCCGAGCGAGACCCGCAACTGAAAAATATGTACGGACAGGTGGGGGATTTTTAA
- a CDS encoding putative toxin-antitoxin system toxin component, PIN family, with amino-acid sequence MRVVLDTNVVLRALSSKSALRLIVDALYEAQYELIVSNEVLFEYTEKINQFYGFATTESFIAFLQLLPNVKHIEPHFHLNLITIDPDDNRWYCLKMQV; translated from the coding sequence ATGCGCGTTGTATTGGATACTAATGTAGTGCTTCGTGCATTATCTTCTAAATCTGCGTTGCGTCTCATTGTGGATGCTCTTTACGAAGCACAATACGAGTTGATTGTTTCAAATGAGGTATTGTTCGAATACACCGAAAAAATCAATCAATTTTACGGTTTTGCGACTACAGAGTCATTCATAGCTTTCCTACAACTTTTGCCTAACGTAAAGCATATTGAGCCTCACTTTCATTTGAATCTCATTACAATCGACCCTGACGACAATCGCTGGTACTGTCTTAAAATGCAAGTTTAG
- a CDS encoding transposase — MEKLVKFYDKQIDETKQAITKLIEKDPILKPRIEQLCKIKGLGLLTVATIVAETNGFTGFENIRQLVSFAGYDVVENQSGNRVGKTRISKKGNSRIRRILHLPAFNAVRFGEPTCQALFERVFERTKIQSHRRTDEGLRSRPKKVTNPLLCHLEKQHRIQPKLQLQQCQRTPKSGQKNSPDRRDYTGYSCLKQPFQFSPKIIKKS; from the coding sequence TTGGAAAAATTGGTGAAATTTTATGATAAACAGATTGATGAGACTAAACAGGCGATTACTAAACTAATTGAAAAAGACCCTATTTTGAAACCCAGAATAGAGCAACTCTGCAAAATCAAGGGATTAGGATTGTTGACTGTTGCCACAATTGTGGCAGAAACTAACGGTTTTACCGGTTTTGAGAATATTCGCCAGTTAGTCAGCTTTGCAGGTTACGATGTCGTCGAAAATCAATCAGGGAATCGCGTAGGAAAAACAAGAATCTCTAAAAAAGGAAACAGCAGAATTAGGCGAATATTACACTTGCCTGCATTCAATGCGGTACGCTTCGGAGAGCCTACCTGTCAAGCCCTATTTGAGCGCGTTTTTGAACGTACCAAAATCCAATCGCATCGGCGAACCGATGAAGGGCTACGTAGCCGTCCAAAAAAAGTTACTAACCCTTTGTTATGCCATCTGGAAAAACAACACAGAATACAACCCAAATTACAACTCCAACAATGTCAAAGAACACCAAAATCTGGACAAAAAAATAGTCCCGACCGGCGGGACTACACTGGATATAGCTGCCTAAAGCAGCCATTCCAATTCAGTCCCAAAATTATAAAAAAATCCTAA
- a CDS encoding IS110 family transposase, with amino-acid sequence MNKPNQNPVTLLRYCVGIDVSKDALQVCVSFIDTNGKITIKGSGKVANKATAFDSFLTWVDKHYKDKSLPIRYVMESTGVYHEQLAWYLFQNDLAVSVVLPNKAKHYLKSIGNKSKNDTIDARSLAQMGLEQSLKLWEPLSKNIYQLRMLTRHYQTLQELKNQRSAAAV; translated from the coding sequence ATGAACAAACCGAATCAAAATCCAGTCACTTTATTACGCTATTGCGTGGGTATAGACGTAAGCAAAGACGCTCTCCAAGTATGCGTTTCATTCATTGACACCAATGGCAAAATTACCATTAAAGGAAGCGGAAAAGTGGCCAATAAAGCAACCGCTTTTGATAGTTTTTTGACTTGGGTGGATAAACATTATAAAGATAAATCTCTGCCTATTCGCTATGTAATGGAGTCCACGGGTGTCTATCATGAGCAGTTAGCTTGGTATCTTTTTCAAAATGATTTGGCAGTCAGTGTGGTCTTACCCAATAAGGCCAAACATTATTTGAAAAGTATCGGCAACAAATCTAAAAATGACACAATTGATGCAAGAAGTTTGGCTCAGATGGGGTTAGAGCAGAGCCTAAAACTATGGGAACCACTCTCAAAAAATATTTATCAATTGCGAATGCTAACCCGTCATTATCAGACACTTCAAGAGCTTAAAAACCAGCGGTCCGCCGCAGCGGTCTGA